One region of Termitidicoccus mucosus genomic DNA includes:
- a CDS encoding glucose-6-phosphate isomerase family protein — protein sequence MNIDPGFPITATTDPLGWRYGAGVFGPAPELRRLDAIRPSLRDPDCAGPDPVYAIVMDVGREEHRGDLQKRHLLFGAVAYAAGRLGGEPVRSQGHVHCKSPRNGWSTPELYEIWRGRACILMQESDGDDPGRCFAITAGPGEVVVVPPGWAHATISADPAQPLVFGAWCDRAYGFVYGGVRAHAGLAHFPLLTADGALEWTANPSYKPSKLVRRGARAYPELDIEEGIPIYKQYEREPGRFDWVPDPELKAGAWRNFEP from the coding sequence ATGAATATCGATCCGGGATTTCCCATCACCGCCACGACCGACCCGCTCGGCTGGCGTTATGGCGCGGGGGTGTTCGGCCCGGCGCCGGAATTGCGGCGGCTGGACGCGATCCGCCCGAGCCTGCGCGATCCGGATTGCGCAGGCCCCGATCCGGTTTACGCCATCGTGATGGATGTGGGACGCGAGGAGCATCGCGGGGATTTGCAGAAGAGGCATCTGCTTTTTGGCGCGGTGGCCTATGCCGCGGGGCGGCTGGGCGGCGAGCCGGTGCGCTCGCAGGGGCATGTGCATTGCAAAAGCCCGCGCAACGGCTGGAGCACGCCCGAGCTTTATGAAATCTGGCGGGGCCGCGCCTGCATCCTCATGCAGGAAAGCGACGGGGATGATCCGGGCCGCTGCTTCGCCATCACGGCCGGGCCGGGCGAGGTCGTGGTGGTGCCGCCCGGCTGGGCGCACGCCACCATCAGCGCCGATCCGGCGCAGCCGCTGGTGTTTGGCGCGTGGTGCGACCGGGCGTATGGTTTTGTGTATGGCGGGGTGCGCGCCCACGCCGGGCTGGCGCATTTTCCATTGCTGACGGCGGACGGCGCGCTCGAATGGACGGCGAACCCGAGCTATAAACCGAGCAAACTGGTGCGCCGCGGGGCGCGCGCGTATCCGGAATTGGATATCGAGGAGGGTATTCCGATTTATAAACAATATGAGA
- a CDS encoding class I mannose-6-phosphate isomerase encodes MNSKSYLAGLGLRSSNYDKAPAVAVPAAHAGECWSGWDDIAARIGGEAAARGASVVAVECYPGVHDDAVRDALAARLAPALVITTADAMKTAAAIDALASPFLGGDDPVFGRLCTSLEMANFFDDKKADAIRARIASATGTVLVAGPGAALLAPAKRVLVYADMPRWEGQLRQRRGEVDNLGARNRGLKASLQYKRSFFIDWRVADRLKRDTMDGWDFLLDTTAPASPKLISGVAHLAALRHAATRPFRVVPFFDPGPWGGQWMREVCGLPDGPKNYAWCFDCVPEENSLLLEFAGGARVEIPSVNLVFSQPRPLLGEAVYGRFGREFPIRFDFLDTMRGGNLSFQVHPLSEYAREQFGIPYTQDESYYILDAEPGAVVYLGHKDGAKPGELLASLEAAQAGGAPFDDAKFAARFPAKKHDHFLIPAGTLHCSGAGSMVLEISATPYIFTFKLWDWARLGLDGLPRPVNVERGKHVIQWHRDETHARENLVNQVREVARGEGWVEERTGLHEAEFIETRRHWFSAPVPHHTGGGVNVLNLVEGAEAVVESPSGAFEPFTVHYAETFIVPASVGDYTIRPAAAGARCATMKAFVRTRA; translated from the coding sequence ATGAACTCGAAATCGTATCTCGCCGGGCTTGGCCTGCGCTCCTCAAATTATGACAAGGCCCCGGCGGTCGCCGTGCCCGCGGCGCACGCGGGCGAATGCTGGTCCGGCTGGGACGACATCGCCGCCCGCATCGGCGGCGAGGCCGCCGCGCGCGGCGCGTCCGTGGTGGCGGTGGAGTGTTATCCCGGCGTGCACGACGACGCGGTGCGCGACGCGCTGGCCGCGCGGCTGGCCCCGGCGCTCGTGATAACCACCGCCGATGCGATGAAAACCGCCGCCGCGATCGACGCGCTGGCGTCGCCGTTTCTTGGCGGCGACGACCCGGTGTTCGGACGCCTGTGCACATCGCTGGAGATGGCCAATTTTTTTGATGACAAAAAAGCGGATGCAATCCGCGCGCGGATTGCATCCGCGACCGGCACCGTGCTCGTGGCCGGGCCGGGTGCGGCGCTGCTCGCGCCGGCGAAGCGCGTGCTCGTTTACGCCGACATGCCGCGCTGGGAAGGACAGCTCCGCCAGCGGCGCGGCGAGGTGGACAATCTCGGCGCGCGCAATCGCGGGCTGAAGGCTTCGCTCCAATACAAACGCTCCTTCTTCATCGACTGGCGCGTGGCCGACCGGTTGAAGCGGGACACGATGGACGGCTGGGATTTTCTGCTCGACACCACCGCGCCCGCCTCGCCGAAACTCATCAGCGGCGTGGCGCATCTCGCCGCGCTGCGCCACGCGGCGACGCGGCCGTTCCGCGTGGTGCCGTTTTTCGATCCGGGTCCCTGGGGCGGGCAGTGGATGCGCGAGGTGTGCGGCCTGCCGGACGGCCCGAAAAATTACGCGTGGTGCTTCGACTGCGTGCCGGAGGAAAACTCCCTGCTGCTCGAATTCGCCGGCGGCGCGCGCGTGGAAATCCCGTCGGTCAATCTCGTGTTTTCGCAGCCGCGCCCGCTGCTCGGCGAGGCGGTTTACGGGCGTTTCGGGCGGGAGTTCCCCATCCGTTTCGATTTTCTCGACACCATGCGCGGCGGCAACCTGAGCTTCCAGGTGCATCCACTTTCCGAATACGCGCGCGAGCAGTTCGGCATCCCCTACACGCAGGACGAAAGCTACTACATCCTCGACGCGGAGCCCGGCGCGGTCGTTTACCTCGGGCACAAGGACGGCGCGAAGCCGGGGGAATTGCTCGCGAGCCTGGAGGCGGCGCAGGCGGGCGGCGCGCCGTTTGACGACGCGAAATTCGCGGCGCGGTTTCCGGCGAAAAAACACGACCACTTCCTGATTCCGGCGGGCACGCTGCATTGTTCCGGCGCCGGTTCCATGGTGCTCGAAATCAGCGCCACGCCGTATATTTTCACGTTCAAGCTCTGGGACTGGGCGCGGCTCGGGCTCGACGGGCTGCCGAGGCCGGTCAACGTGGAGCGCGGGAAGCACGTCATCCAGTGGCACCGCGACGAAACCCACGCGCGGGAAAACCTTGTCAACCAGGTGCGCGAGGTCGCGCGCGGCGAGGGCTGGGTGGAGGAGCGCACCGGGTTGCACGAGGCGGAGTTCATCGAGACGCGCCGCCACTGGTTCAGCGCGCCGGTGCCGCACCACACCGGCGGCGGCGTGAATGTGCTCAACCTCGTGGAGGGAGCGGAGGCGGTCGTGGAAAGTCCATCGGGCGCGTTCGAGCCGTTCACGGTGCATTATGCGGAGACGTTTATCGTGCCCGCCTCCGTCGGCGATTATACAATCCGGCCTGCGGCGGCGGGAGCACGCTGCGCGACCATGAAGGCCTTTGTCCGCACCCGCGCATGA
- a CDS encoding sugar porter family MFS transporter encodes MLRLLPLVLTATLGGFLFGFDSGVINGTVESLQRAFHSDSVGTGFNVASMLLGCALGALLAGALADRHGRKPVLLATAAAFIVSAWGSGAVATAAPFVFYRVLGGLAVGAASVICPAYIGEIAPPRARGRLIALQQFMIVLGLFASFLNNWLIARAAGSPDAVLWLGHAAWRWMFWAELAPALLFLLALFAIPESPRFLAAAGRHAQAAAVFRRIAPGDDPAESIRRVVESVTHRPRLLDLLDPVTRRPRKLVLVGAALAALQQLSGINVVFYYGATLWQAAGFSTDDALLTNVITGAVNILSTVAAIALVDRAGRRPLLLAGSAGMTLTLGTLALLFAANTTAGGLSLGPVAGPAALVVANLFVVCFGVTWGPIVWTLLGEMFPTQFRGAALSLAGLSLWLVNFAVTMTFPVMLSALGLGLTYGLYTAAAALSLRFVWKHIAETKGRSLEDMRPAN; translated from the coding sequence ATGCTCCGCCTTCTTCCCCTTGTCCTCACCGCCACGCTCGGCGGCTTTCTCTTTGGCTTCGACAGCGGCGTCATCAACGGCACCGTCGAGTCACTCCAGCGCGCCTTTCACTCGGACAGCGTCGGCACCGGCTTCAACGTCGCCTCCATGCTGCTTGGCTGCGCCCTCGGCGCGCTCCTCGCCGGCGCGCTGGCCGACCGCCACGGGCGCAAGCCCGTCCTGCTCGCCACCGCCGCCGCCTTCATCGTGAGCGCCTGGGGCAGCGGCGCGGTCGCCACCGCCGCGCCCTTTGTGTTTTACCGCGTGCTCGGCGGCCTGGCCGTCGGCGCGGCCAGCGTGATTTGCCCGGCCTACATCGGCGAAATCGCCCCGCCGCGCGCCCGCGGACGCCTCATCGCCCTCCAGCAATTCATGATCGTCCTCGGGCTGTTCGCCTCCTTTTTGAACAACTGGCTCATCGCCCGCGCCGCCGGCTCGCCTGACGCCGTCCTCTGGCTCGGCCATGCCGCGTGGCGCTGGATGTTCTGGGCCGAACTGGCGCCCGCGCTGCTCTTCCTTCTCGCGCTGTTCGCCATCCCCGAGTCTCCGCGCTTTCTCGCGGCCGCCGGCCGGCACGCGCAAGCTGCCGCCGTCTTCCGCCGGATCGCCCCGGGCGACGACCCTGCCGAAAGCATCCGCCGTGTCGTCGAAAGCGTCACGCACCGCCCGCGCCTCCTCGACCTGCTCGACCCCGTCACGCGCCGCCCGCGCAAACTCGTCCTCGTCGGCGCGGCCCTTGCCGCCCTCCAGCAACTCAGCGGCATCAACGTCGTTTTCTATTACGGCGCCACGCTCTGGCAGGCCGCCGGTTTCTCCACGGACGACGCGCTCCTGACCAACGTCATCACCGGGGCCGTCAACATCCTCTCCACCGTCGCCGCCATCGCGCTGGTGGACCGCGCGGGACGCCGCCCGCTGCTCCTCGCCGGTTCCGCCGGCATGACGCTCACCCTCGGCACGCTCGCCTTGCTCTTTGCCGCCAACACCACGGCCGGCGGTCTGTCCCTCGGTCCGGTCGCCGGTCCCGCCGCGCTGGTCGTGGCGAACCTTTTCGTCGTCTGTTTCGGCGTCACCTGGGGGCCCATCGTGTGGACGTTGCTCGGGGAAATGTTTCCCACCCAGTTCCGCGGCGCCGCCCTCTCGCTCGCTGGGCTCTCGCTCTGGCTGGTCAACTTTGCCGTGACGATGACTTTTCCCGTGATGCTGTCCGCGCTGGGCCTCGGCCTCACCTACGGCCTCTACACGGCGGCGGCGGCCCTCTCGCTGCGCTTTGTCTGGAAACACATCGCCGAGACCAAGGGGCGTTCCCTCGAAGACATGCGCCCCGCCAACTGA